The sequence GTAAGCGTGGTCCGCAGCACCGTCCGTAGGTTCTTGGAGCTGGGCAATCGTCGGTGTCGGATATCCGACACCTATGGATCGGGAGACGGGATTGATCAGAACGGACCAGGTCGGGAGGCTGCGCTTCACCAAGGAGCAGCGCCGGGTGCTGCTGGAGGCCTTCGAAGGCAGCGGCCAGACCGCTAGCGGCTTTGCCGCGCAGCACGGGATCAAATACACGACGTTCACCGGTTGGATCCAGCAGAGACGCAAGGATGCCAAGCCGGGTTCAGCGCTCGCCGTTGCAATGGAACCCGTAGCGCCGCTGCTGCTCGCCGAGGTCTCATGCGAGGA is a genomic window of Luteolibacter flavescens containing:
- the tnpA gene encoding IS66 family insertion sequence element accessory protein TnpA produces the protein MDRETGLIRTDQVGRLRFTKEQRRVLLEAFEGSGQTASGFAAQHGIKYTTFTGWIQQRRKDAKPGSALAVAMEPVAPLLLAEVSCEDVCPPPGASPALEVCLPNGTRLAVGGIAQVPLAAALIRELSRPC